Part of the Citrus sinensis cultivar Valencia sweet orange chromosome 2, DVS_A1.0, whole genome shotgun sequence genome, ATCACATAGCTACAtcaattttatctaaatatcgaaattatcaatttaaattaggaaaatgTCAAAGACCCCTTCCTCAACAtgaaaattttgcattttcttatggctgaaaaaattactttgaaacATGTAATGTCTATATTAGTGAgaataatatttacattagTGTAAACTaagtatatttttcttttcttattttccatTTAACTATTGGatagttttcaaataattataattattcatagtaccaaatatcataattaatcATCAAATATTGTTATTCTCAATATTAGTTGAACTTGTGACTAAtattaatgatataaatttgtACTATATACAAGGCATATATAATGTAccatatatttgatatttggatTATACTCACAAAGTTTCTCTTACACAAATTACTTCATACAAATTTCtcccaaattaattaaattattgcatactttgtttaatattttttttgctacattatataaattatcacATGTAAATTATTGCATGTAACATATTTGATCTTGAGTTATTActagtattataattaatagtaGTTAAGGAAAAATTACCTCCTActgccccccccccccaagttataataatgttagctttatatattattttactattctACCCCTAATCTTATTGTTagctataaattttaaatattttgaaaatacaaattaagtaaaataacttatataCCCTTgatgatcaaattttattttataataaattgtaaattatagAGAAAAATTACAAGTAGGGAAAATGTCGTAAATATCCCTAATAGTTGTAAATTATCCATTTAAATTGGAATAACATTTGGTTATATATATCCacaatatgtgtgtgtgtgtgtgaagtaatttttctcgataatttattattaaatttatttaatcattagGGATATATAAGTcatttcactttatttatactctaaaaatatttaaattttatggctAACATCAAAACTATGTGTCAAATAGTACAATGATATATAAAGTTAACATTGTTATAGTTGCAGGAGAGTTTGAACCTATTTTAAAGCATgagatgatttttcatttttctaaacAACATAGGataatctttgtttttttttttttcatattgttAATAACTGTCATTATAGTCATTATTGTTATGatagaaataaattcagcttatgatatttttttatgatattatatatttttaatgaaatgtctTGTATAGTCTATATGAtatcattttctataataataaaagttttaacaatgtttatatatatagtccaattgaatgtatttttctaaagtgtgtataatttgattttattttttaaccctGCTTGAAAACCACTCTATCAAGTCAATGATGGacaatttgttaaaaattaaatttttaataatattaagcatatatttttttaggtattattacaataattgttGTTGACATTGTGTTGTACCCTTAACTAAATTAACAATGTAACTAGAAGAGTGGGACTATTAGCACCCCTCCAAATACCTATTAAAACccctttaattgttttataatttaacctttattaaaattacaaaataggacaatttctaattaacctccactcaaaagtcaaataatttttatctcttaaaaaaaatctaacattTTCTCTAATTGTCAAGTAAGGAATTTACCACTAGTGGTTGAAATCGAAATAAGGAAACtcgttgttttttttttgaacgGGAGAAATCCTATTGTTGAAATAtggtttaataataaaactaaataaaaattagagaatagGGTTTAcactaataaattttgattaaaggtatttttttcattgatgtagatgttaaaagaattttataatttttaaaatattttaatggagttaacaaagaaaatgggTGTTAAGAGATATTTAGAGGGGTGTCAATAGTCTCACTCAACTAGAAAACTATGATTTTAGTGCAACACCtagaatgaaataatttagaaaaaaaaaaaacctacacCCTCGAGATTTGGAAAAATGATCATGTAGACCCTTATGTTTTCACCCAGGGACCCCAAGACCCCTTTGACTATAATACAATTTGGAtgtattaattcaaaaaaatggactttaaaatttttaataaatacaaatataatttaaatagtttaatttgtctaataaattaataatattaaaacattttttaatataaaaaataatttttaaaatgtaaattatgatatttattttaattatatatttgtattttttatacaaattttaaataaatctttaggttaaatagattttataattaataaaatatatctcatgtattaatagtattaaaattttttatacaatattgaaaataatttaaatttttaaatatttatttcaatattatgtttctatttattaaaaaatttagtttaatataatataagactGTAaagtactaaaatatttttatatattaattattttaaaatttatatattgtaacatttattttaatattatatttctacttattataaaactttagagtcaatttttgaattaataaagtCAAAAGGCATTATAGTCAAAAGGGATTTTAGTGTCTCTTAGTGAAAACTCAGGGATCTACATGATCATTTTCCCAAGTCTTGGGAAGTGACCTTGTCATAATTTACGCTTAATTGCATATGTGATTATATGATTTAagtatgataattaaaattttgaagtatattatatttatttgagtaATACTCACTTATAAAAtagatattatataatttgagtagtaatcaataaaaaatatgatgtatatcattacaaatttattacaatattagtatacaataaaataaactatcactaaaatataataattaaaaataaggcAACATCAATTAAGGTCTAAATTACGTATCCaactatatatgtatattgttaaataaatttaatttttatgacttATAAAAAACGATTGCAATTTGgagcaataaataaatagttttaaaattgCAGTCAACgttattgttaaattataatgttgaATTTACCtataagagaaaattttcctttcaatACTTAATTTAGGAagcaaaattaatgttttaatatattttcttttttctttattgcattaattttctaatgtgttttttttatacaaaatatcatttaatttgaattgcaTTTACTATGCTTAAAGcattaattaaagataaataaatggtGACTCGGTTGAATTGGATTCAAAGTAAATGCTAATttgaaaatcttaaaatttcaatataaaaattaattttcactaTTTCTGGgataatcatatataaataaataatttgttttatcataaacatttgaaaaataaaaaattgagctGTACAAATTGCATATgcaattgttaaaaatgaaattttggttGAAGTGATGAGATatcaaagaatttattttggaaagaaaatgagtacaattaatttgaattaataaaataggCATATTTATAATGATCAAAAGCTCAAGTATAAATAAGTTGAGTTTAATAAATCTCATGAAGTCAAGAAgatcaaaaagagaaaaaaaaaatatgttccAACATAATTAGATTAGGTAAGTTTCTAATCTCTTAACTTACAATGTTGATCGTagtttatagaaaattgaatagGGGTTACGAtagtgaaattttaatatattgcaGTAAGTTGATATTTACTGAAATAAGAGGAGTAAAATGAGATTCaccttaataatattatttgtttttcgtAATAAATGTttactttgaattttataatatcaacCTGGAATTTAACCAATAATGTTGAAACATGATGTAGGCAttgagaacttgaaacacaaaaGTAGAGAActaattaattgaaacaattGAACCCATAAGTGAGAAAGCTTAACCAAACTATGGGACTAATCTAATCatatataaaatctaaaaagtaaatttggtATCTAACCCAATTTATTAAGATCTTACATAAATAATCGGAATATTCAACACAATACTAGTGAAATTATTAGTTGAAACTCATGTACCAATAAAGGAGAAAGTTTAACCAAAAGTAGGGATTAGTCCAACgagaaatgaaatttacttGTAATTTAACTCAAAACATTAGTACTtaacttttaacaaaaatCAGGAAAATTATCCAACGAGAAATACTATATACTTGGAATTTAATCCAAAATATTGGTATTTAACGATTTTAGTAGGAATACTAAACACAAAACTAGTGGATTGACAAGTTGAAACATATAAACCTATAGTTGAGAAAGATTAACCAAAATCAAGAAccaatataacaaaaaataaaattttacaaagtaAAATCGGTATCTAACccaaattattgaaatcttACCTCGATAAAGAAACATTCAACACAAAATCACTGGAATTATTAGTTAAAATGCATGAACCCATAATGGAGAAAGTTTAACCAAAATAAGGAACTATTCTGGCgagaaatgaaatttacttggaatttaacccaaaatattgatttttaacGATTTTAGTAGGAATAATAAAAGCATTACTAATGGAttgaaaagttgaaatatattagcctataattgagaaaatttaaccaaaatttgatacaaatccaacaaaaaattaaacgcTACAAAGTAGTTTGGTACTTAAcccaaataattgaaatcttaCCTAGATAATGGGAACATTCAACACAAACCTAGTGAAATTATTAGCTGAAACCATTATACCAATAAGAGAGAAAGTTTAACCAAAATTAGGAACTCATCCTACGAGAActaaaatttacttgtaatttaacaaaaaatattggtATTTAACGAATTTAGTAGGAACATTAAACACAAAACTAGTGGAttgaaaagttgaaataaatgaatcaataaATGAGAAAGACTAACCAAAATTagagacatgaaaaataaacttgaaacatccacccattaaattgatatttaaccaaaaaattagaatataattatttttataattttttaacatttatttatgttaaaaaaatttaaaaatatttttctcatttaattgatttttatgtttcagatttaaaattttcatttttttttcattttattatatttttttaagcattaaaaacaaaatttaaaaattatttaatgaacaACCGGTAAAATACGGGTTGTTCAAGTTTTTGGCAGCAGCTGTATAAGATACAGCCCAGCCCTGCACTGTAAGATGACTCCCAAATAAAATATGGGGATTGCATGCTTTTGTAATATCGCGGCATGCTATATAAAATGAAGCATTTGCTTAACCGTCAACGAGTGAAAGTGGAGTGTTATGGGTAAGAATATAGAGTGCTGCTGAATATCAAGAACAACGAGAGAAGGACGAGAGAATTgactcttctctctctctgctgtcagctttttttttctctctctcctccCACCACATGCTTCATTCTCTCGTCCTTCTCTCGTTTTTCTTGATACTTAGCATTTTCTAAGAATATATGGCCAAAGTTGAAAGAAAGTAATTGAGCATTGAGGAGAGAGAGGCCTTATTAAAGTAATTGAGAATTGACGAGAGAGAGGCCTTATTTTAGCTTTGACTTATGTTATTAAAGTTGTGGgctaaatcaatattattttagtttctcCTATAAGGGAGACtttaagtatttaagatttttagatattttttgtATTCTGTTGATGAGGGCATAAATTGACTAATTACACCAACTTTAAAAGCAATAGAATATCTACACTTTCTATTCAGAAAGTCCAACACATACCTCATTTGAGAAGGGAATAATCCTTTTCTTGGATCTTATAAACTTCATTCCTAAGAAGCATATTTAAGTGCTCCAAGATATTTTGTCTCCAATTCTTTTGCATGAAAAAACCTTCCGATACTCTACAACTCTTTACTTCATCTTCAGTTAATATTATGCATGTCATTGCTTGAGTGTTTGTAGAAAAGAGTGTGAGCATTAGCCTGACTTCCTTTTGATACCTTAATTTCGAGCACCTTACATAATTAAACACCTTCATACCCAAATGTGGATTCACTCATTCACAAACACTTCCTCTGTAGCTCACCATTTAAAAAGACTGTACGTTCTTTAAATCTAATTACCATATAGTTGCAATggccaattaaaaaattacactaATTAACAaccacaaaaaagaaaaaaatagttgaactttattttattattgagatATTACATCATAGGTTATCTATAGAGTTCACAAGAGGCTTCTCTTGGATAACTGAACCTTTAAACCATACTTCATATTAAGTATAATAGAATTACGTGGTAAAACAGGATGACCTTTTGCTACTTTTACATGATAATTCCCGATCACCGCACTCGCAACCATCTTCATTTGAATCAAAGCCTTGTCCTTCCCTAAACAATTTCTAGGACCAGCATGAAATGCAGTGAACTTGTATGTCGGCACATGCACAATACACCCTTTCTCTGAAATCCATCTCTCGGGCTTGAACTCTAAACAATCATTGCCCCATATCTCTTCCATCCTCCCCATTGCATAATAAGAAATCAATACCGTTTGATTCTTCTTGATGTGATGACCACTTGGGAGAATGTCTGCTTGTCCTGCAATTTTGTGATTGTACGGTACTGGTGGGTATAGTCTTAATGTTTCACACAAGGCTGCATGAAGATAAACTAAATTATTTGCctgttttgtgttgaagaaaaatctccTTTCCCCGTCTTCTTTTTTGTGCATGACTATAGTGGCCTTGATCTCTttcagaattttgttttcaactgATGGGTGTGTGGCAACAAGCCAGAAAAACCAAACGAGGCCTGAACTTATAGTATCATTTCCAGCTCCCAAGAAACTGAATGCTGTGTCTCTTAGAAACTTGTCAGTTTTTCTCAAAGCAGATATTTGTTCATCTTCTTTcacttcctcttcttcttcttctgccaTATAAGCTGTTAATAAGTCAAATTCCTCCTCCTTCTTCTCCATATTAGCTTTTCTACTAGAAATACGCTCGTAGAGGAATCTATCGAAAGTTTGCCATGCTCTACTAAGCTTCTTCTCTTCTCCAATCTGAAGCCATTTTTGCAGTTTCCAACAAATTTTTGGCACAATATGTCGATAAAGCAAAGCTTGCTCCATTGTGTTAAATGCATTTGCATAAACAGTTTGAGGGAACTCAACAGAGAGATAATTTGGATCAATTCCTAAAACCAACATACAGATGTTGTCGAAGGCAAATCGCTTAAGCACGTCTTGTAAGTCCACCACGGTCCCTAGTTCTGAGGCATGATCAAGAACTGGGATAAGACCTGTTTCCATCTTTTGATGAGCAACTTTTTCTAAAGCAGACTCGAACTTGTTGTGCTTCATCACTGAATGGATTATTTTCCTCTGTATTTTCCACAGGTCTCCGTCGGCATTGAGAACACCATCTCCCAGAGGCTCGATGATCATCCTGAAGTCAGGTCCCTTTTGGTAGTTGCTGAAGTTCTTGCTGCTGATGTAGTGAACATTCATGGGATCACTGGTGACGATGAGGTCCATTTGGGCAAACCAGGGCCCTGTGAACTCAAATGTGCCCCGattctttttcaaaacatCATGTGCGAGAAATTCATGGAAATGCCATGTGTTTGCAAATAATCCTGGCAGCATCCCAAGGACGGGCCAGTTTCTCATGGGAGAGTTTCTATCGCTCCAACTCCAATGTAAAACAATTataagaaaggaaataagaaatattgcTATGATCATTTCTCCATAAGCAAATGTAATGGCCATTGAAGAAGTTAtcttttcataaaattcatatacACTGTTCAAGTTACATACGTTATGCATTTATAGTACTTTCAATATTAATGAATCGAGTCTAGGGTGACTAAGACGTGAACGTGTGACGTCTCCTCTCCAAAATAGTTTTAGTTCACTCCagggagaaattttttttttttcaactataaTTTAGGTGAGGTAGATATCTCATTAATATGATCAATAAATATATCTCATTGATATCTCATTAATATGATCAATAAATATAGGGAAAATGACATTCAACCCCCCCAATGTTTAGGAAAATGGATAAAAAATCCCTCAACGTTCTAAAAAGGACTTATAACCATCTTTCCATTAACAAACACCGTTTGTTTtaacagtaaatttatttttaatttttaattactattatactctcataataaatataaattaatatattgatttgtGACATgtcacaattaataatttttttaaaactaaaaattgagATACAATTACATTTTTGCCCAAATTATTTGCTATAAATGATACATTTCTAATGATCAAACCTTTCATATGTgattattactaataaaacGAAATTTGATTAAACCCTTTTTCTTTGAGGAATCAAAACCATTACACTAGATTGACCTGACGGCGACACTTATAGTGAGAGATAAAGTTCAACCTGTTCTTTGGAAGAAGTTTTGGTTAGTATCCATGTTCATTGTACTGGAGttgctaattttcttttttatctttttgtaattttttattataaaaataaatataaatgatttcaTTATCATGAAAAGAATCTATGTTCAAACATTGAACCAGAATTATACggctttttttttgggcttcTTGGTGTATaagttttggatttttgggtatGTAGGACAATTGTTAATTGTGATATatctcaaattaatatattaattaatttattataagggtataatagtaattaaaaattaaaaataaatttgctgTTAAAACAAACTGTGTTTGTTAACGGAAAGGAGATTATAAGTCCTTTTTGAAACGTTGAGGGGTTTTTTATCCCTTTTCCTAAACGTTGGGGGGTTGAATATCCTTTTcccataaatatatattagatcATACAGATATGCCTTAATGGGAAGCATTCTAACTACtttctcattaaaaataaaaaaataaaaaacaaacaaatatgatATTTACTAAAGCTAGCAAAATTTAACATGACACAAAtatccaacacaaaattcatATACATTGTTCAAGTTACATACGTTATGCATTTATAGTACTTTCAATATTAATGAATCGAGTCTAGGGTGACTAAGACGTGAACGTGTGACGTCTTCTCTCCAAAATCCAAATATTATATAGTTTTGCAAATTTTATATAGGAaacattcttttcattttgcaTGTATAAATTGACATAAAGAAAATGCATGAATATCTTTATCACTCAGGTCATTGATAACCCACCAACAACTCTGCTGATAGTCGAATACTTTTCAACCAGCATAGTTTTAGTTCACTCCAATCAT contains:
- the LOC127899138 gene encoding noroxomaritidine synthase 2-like, whose protein sequence is MLVLGIDPNYLSVEFPQTVYANAFNTMEQALLYRHIVPKICWKLQKWLQIGEEKKLSRAWQTFDRFLYERISSRKANMEKKEEEFDLLTAYMAEEEEEEVKEDEQISALRKTDKFLRDTAFSFLGAGNDTISSGLVWFFWLVATHPSVENKILKEIKATIVMHKKEDGERRFFFNTKQANNLVYLHAALCETLRLYPPVPYNHKIAGQADILPSGHHIKKNQTVLISYYAMGRMEEIWGNDCLEFKPERWISEKGCIVHVPTYKFTAFHAGPRNCLGKDKALIQMKMVASAVIGNYHVKVAKGHPVLPRNSIILNMKYGLKVQLSKRSLL